A region from the Gossypium hirsutum isolate 1008001.06 chromosome A08, Gossypium_hirsutum_v2.1, whole genome shotgun sequence genome encodes:
- the LOC107938375 gene encoding PH, RCC1 and FYVE domains-containing protein 1 isoform X2: MLRTDRMASDLSRTGPVERDIEQAITALKKGACLLKYGRRGKPKFCPFRLSNDESVLIWLSGKEEKHLKLSHVSRIISGQRTPIFQRYPRPEKEYQSFSLIYNDRSLDLICKDKDEAEVWFSGLKALISRSHQRKWRTESRSDGIPSEVNSPRTYTRRSSPLHSPFGSNDSLQKDGGDHLRLHSPYESPPKNGLGGSDSVHGHMKTMAMDAFRVSLSSAVSSSSQGSGHDDGDALGDVFIWGEGTGDGVLGGGLDKVSSCGIKTGSLLPKALESAVVLDVQNIACGGRHAALVTKQGEVFSWGEESGGRLGHGVDSDVLQPKLIDALSNTNIELVACGEYHTCAVTLSGDLYTWGDGTYNFGLLGHGNEVSHWVPKRVNGPLEGIHVSSISCGPWHTAVVTSAGQLFTFGDGTFGVLGHGDRNSVSIPREVESLKGLRTVRAACGVWHTAAVVEVMVGNSSSSNCSSGKLFTWGDGDKGRLGHGDKEAKLVPTCVAALVEPNFCQVACGHSLTVALTTSGHVYTMGSPVYGQLGNPQADGKVPTRVEGKLAKSFVEEISCGAYHVAVLTSRTEVYTWGKGANGRLGHGNVDDKNSPTLVEALKDKQVKSIACGTNFTAAICLHKWASGVDQSMCSGCRLPFNFKRKRHNCYNCGLVFCHACSSKKCLKASMAPNPNKPYRVCDNCFNRLRKAIETDASSQSSVSRRGSINHGTNEFVDKDDKLDSRSRAQLARFSSMESFKQGESRSKKNKKLEFNSSRVSPVPNGGSQRGALNISKSFNPVFGSSKKFFSASVPGSRIVSRATSPISRRPSPPRSTTPTPTLGGLTSPKIVVDDAKRTNDGLNQEVTRLRAQVDNLTRKAQLQEVELERTTKQLKEAIAIAEEETAKCKAAKEVIKSLTAQLKDMAERLPVGATRNIKSPSFTSFGSSPPSNDASSVSLERPNGQIVYQEPDSNVSSGQLLSNGSNTTGNRSTSHTKQCHSEPATKSGGRSKESEPRNESEWVEQDEPGVYITLTSLPGGAKDLKRVRFSRKRFSEKQAEQWWAENRARVYEQYNVRTIDKSSVGVGARS, translated from the exons GATGAGTCTGTTTTAATATGGTTATCAGGGAAAGAGGAGAAACATCTTAAACTAAGTCACGTATCTAGAATCATATCCGGGCAGCGCACT CCTATCTTTCAGCGGTATCCTCGGCCTGAGAAAGAGTACCAGTCTTTTTCACTGATATATAATGACAGATCACTGGATTTG ATCTGCAAGGACAAGGATGAAGCTGAAGTCTGGTTTAGTGGTTTAAAAGCATTAATCTCTCGCAGTCATCAAAGAAAATGGAGAACAGAATCAAGAAGTGATGGCATTCCTTCTGAAGTAAATAGTCCTAGAACATACACGCGAAGAAGTTCACCCTTACATTCTCCTTTTGGTAGTAATGATAGCTTGcagaag GATGGTGGAGATCACCTTCGCCTTCATAGTCCATATGAAAGTCCTCCAAAGAATGGTCTTG GAGGATCAGATAGTGTACATGGCCACATGAAGACAATGGCAATGGATGCTTTTAGGGTTAGTCTTTCAAGTGCAGTTAGTTCATCAAGCCAAGGATCTGGCCATGATGATGGTGATGCCTTGGGTGATGTTTTCATTTGGGGTGAAGGCACTGGGGATGGTGTTTTGGGTGGCGGACTTGATAAAGTTAGCAGTTGCGGTATCAAAACGGGTTCTTTACTGCCTAAAGCTTTAGAATCTGCGGTTGTACTTGATGTTCAGAATATTGCCTGTGGTGGTCGACATGCAGCCTTGGTAACCAAGCAGGGGGAGGTTTTCTCCTGGGGAGAGGAATCTGGAGGCCGGCTCGGGCATGGTGTAGACTCTGATGTTTTGCAGCCAAAGCTTATTGATGCCTTAAGTAATACTAACATTGAGCTTGTAGCATGCGGTGAGTACCACACTTGTGCTGTAACACTTTCTGGTGATTTGTACACTTGGGGTGATGGCACTTATAATTTTGGTCTTCTTGGTCATGgaaatgaggtaagtcattgggtGCCAAAACGAGTGAATGGGCCCTTGGAGGGCATACATGTCTCGTCAATATCTTGTGGCCCTTGGCATACAGCTGTTGTAACCTCTGCAGGTCAATTGTTTACCTTTGGTGATGGCACATTTGGTGTTTTGGGTCATGGAGATCGGAATAGTGTCTCAATACCAAGGGAAGTGGAATCCTTAAAAGGGCTCCGGACTGTCCGAGCAGCTTGTGGAGTGTGGCATACTGCTGCAGTTGTTGAAGTCATGGTTGGGAATTCAAGTTCTAGCAACTGTTCCTCGGGGAAGCTATTTACGTGGGGAGATGGGGATAAAGGTCGACTTGGACATGGCGATAAGGAAGCAAAACTTGTTCCTACTTGTGTTGCTGCTCTTGTTGAACCAAACTTTTGTCAAGTTGCCTGTGGACACAGTCTGACAGTTGCCCTTACAACATCAGGGCATGTCTACACCATGGGAAGTCCTGTTTATGGGCAGCTAGGAAATCCACAAGCTGATGGAAAAGTTCCTACCCGTGTTGAAGGAAAGCTTGCTAAGAGTTTCGTTGAGGAGATTTCTTGTGGTGCTTATCATGTTGCAGTTTTGACTTCGAGAACTGAAGTTTATACTTGGGGAAAGGGAGCAAATGGTCGATTAGGTCATGGGAATGTTGATGATAAGAACTCCCCAACATTGGTAGAAGCTCTGAAAGACAAGCAAGTCAAAAGTATTGCTTGTGGCACGAACTTCACTGCAGCAATCTGTCTCCACAAATGGGCTTCAGGCGTTGATCAATCAATGTGTTCTGGGTGTCGCCTCCcatttaatttcaaaagaaaacGTCACAATTGTTATAATTGTGGACTAGTCTTTTGTCATGCATGCAGCAGTAAGAAGTGCCTTAAGGCTTCCATGGCTCCAAACCCCAACAAACCTTATCGTGTCTGTGACAATTGTTTTAATAGACTGAGGAAAGCCATTGAAACTGATGCATCATCACAATCTTCTGTAAGTAGAAGAGGAAGCATAAACCATGGGACTAATGAATTTGTTGATAAAGATGATAAGTTGGATTCTAGATCTCGTGCTCAACTTGCTAGATTTTCATCAATGGAGTCGTTTAAGCAAGGGGAAAGCCGATCAAAGAAAAACAAGAAGCTAGAATTTAATAGTAGTCGTGTCTCACCAGTTCCAAATGGAGGCTCTCAAAGGGGAGCACTTAATATTTCTAAGTCTTTTAACCCGGTATTTGGATCATCCAAGAAATTTTTCTCGGCTTCTGTTCCTGGATCAAGAATCGTTTCTCGTGCGACATCTCCAATATCAAGACGGCCTAGTCCTCCTCGTTCAACAACACCAACCCCAACACTCGGAGGTCTCACCTCCCCTAAAATAGTTGTGGATGATGCTAAGAGGACCAATGATGGCCTTAATCAAGAGGTCACTAGATTAAGAGCACAG GTCGATAATCTTACACGTAAAGCACAACTTCAAGAAGTCGAGCTGGAAAGGACAACCAAACAGCTGAAAGAGGCGATTGCAATCGCAGAGGAGGAGACTGCAAAATGCAAAGCAGCAAAGGAAGTCATCAAGTCGCTTACTGCACAA TTAAAGGATATGGCTGAAAGACTGCCTGTTGGGGCCACACGGAACATTAAGTCGCCTTCGTTTACTTCGTTTGGCTCTAGCCCTCCTTCCAATGATGCCTCTAGTGTTTCTCTTGAAAGACCGAATGGTCAAATAGTGTACCAAGAACCAGATTCAAATGTATCAAGCGGCCAGTTACTTTCTAATGGGTCCAACACCACCGGTAATCGTAGTACAAGCCATACCAAGCAATGTCATAGTGAACCAGCTACTAAAAGTGGAGGCCGATCAAAAGAAAGCGAACCTCGAAATGAGAGTGAATGGGTTGAGCAAGATGAACCTGGTGTGTATATAACACTTACCTCACTGCCAGGTGGTGCCAAGGATCTCAAACGAGTCCGATTCAG TCGTAAGCGGTTCAGTGAGAAACAAGCGGAACAATGGTGGGCAGAGAACAGAGCAAGAGTATACGAACAATACAATGTCCGGACAATCGACAAGTCTAGTGTCGGTGTCGGAGCGAGGAGTTAG
- the LOC107938375 gene encoding PH, RCC1 and FYVE domains-containing protein 1 isoform X1, with amino-acid sequence MLRTDRMASDLSRTGPVERDIEQAITALKKGACLLKYGRRGKPKFCPFRLSNDESVLIWLSGKEEKHLKLSHVSRIISGQRTPIFQRYPRPEKEYQSFSLIYNDRSLDLICKDKDEAEVWFSGLKALISRSHQRKWRTESRSDGIPSEVNSPRTYTRRSSPLHSPFGSNDSLQKDGGDHLRLHSPYESPPKNGLGKAFSDVILYAVPPKGFFPPESASGSVHSLSSGGSDSVHGHMKTMAMDAFRVSLSSAVSSSSQGSGHDDGDALGDVFIWGEGTGDGVLGGGLDKVSSCGIKTGSLLPKALESAVVLDVQNIACGGRHAALVTKQGEVFSWGEESGGRLGHGVDSDVLQPKLIDALSNTNIELVACGEYHTCAVTLSGDLYTWGDGTYNFGLLGHGNEVSHWVPKRVNGPLEGIHVSSISCGPWHTAVVTSAGQLFTFGDGTFGVLGHGDRNSVSIPREVESLKGLRTVRAACGVWHTAAVVEVMVGNSSSSNCSSGKLFTWGDGDKGRLGHGDKEAKLVPTCVAALVEPNFCQVACGHSLTVALTTSGHVYTMGSPVYGQLGNPQADGKVPTRVEGKLAKSFVEEISCGAYHVAVLTSRTEVYTWGKGANGRLGHGNVDDKNSPTLVEALKDKQVKSIACGTNFTAAICLHKWASGVDQSMCSGCRLPFNFKRKRHNCYNCGLVFCHACSSKKCLKASMAPNPNKPYRVCDNCFNRLRKAIETDASSQSSVSRRGSINHGTNEFVDKDDKLDSRSRAQLARFSSMESFKQGESRSKKNKKLEFNSSRVSPVPNGGSQRGALNISKSFNPVFGSSKKFFSASVPGSRIVSRATSPISRRPSPPRSTTPTPTLGGLTSPKIVVDDAKRTNDGLNQEVTRLRAQVDNLTRKAQLQEVELERTTKQLKEAIAIAEEETAKCKAAKEVIKSLTAQLKDMAERLPVGATRNIKSPSFTSFGSSPPSNDASSVSLERPNGQIVYQEPDSNVSSGQLLSNGSNTTGNRSTSHTKQCHSEPATKSGGRSKESEPRNESEWVEQDEPGVYITLTSLPGGAKDLKRVRFSRKRFSEKQAEQWWAENRARVYEQYNVRTIDKSSVGVGARS; translated from the exons GATGAGTCTGTTTTAATATGGTTATCAGGGAAAGAGGAGAAACATCTTAAACTAAGTCACGTATCTAGAATCATATCCGGGCAGCGCACT CCTATCTTTCAGCGGTATCCTCGGCCTGAGAAAGAGTACCAGTCTTTTTCACTGATATATAATGACAGATCACTGGATTTG ATCTGCAAGGACAAGGATGAAGCTGAAGTCTGGTTTAGTGGTTTAAAAGCATTAATCTCTCGCAGTCATCAAAGAAAATGGAGAACAGAATCAAGAAGTGATGGCATTCCTTCTGAAGTAAATAGTCCTAGAACATACACGCGAAGAAGTTCACCCTTACATTCTCCTTTTGGTAGTAATGATAGCTTGcagaag GATGGTGGAGATCACCTTCGCCTTCATAGTCCATATGAAAGTCCTCCAAAGAATGGTCTTGGTAAGGCGTTTTCAGATGTAATATTATATGCTGTTCCTCCCAAGGGTTTCTTTCCTCCAGAGTCCGCTAGTGGTTCAGTTCATTCTTTGTCTTCAGGAGGATCAGATAGTGTACATGGCCACATGAAGACAATGGCAATGGATGCTTTTAGGGTTAGTCTTTCAAGTGCAGTTAGTTCATCAAGCCAAGGATCTGGCCATGATGATGGTGATGCCTTGGGTGATGTTTTCATTTGGGGTGAAGGCACTGGGGATGGTGTTTTGGGTGGCGGACTTGATAAAGTTAGCAGTTGCGGTATCAAAACGGGTTCTTTACTGCCTAAAGCTTTAGAATCTGCGGTTGTACTTGATGTTCAGAATATTGCCTGTGGTGGTCGACATGCAGCCTTGGTAACCAAGCAGGGGGAGGTTTTCTCCTGGGGAGAGGAATCTGGAGGCCGGCTCGGGCATGGTGTAGACTCTGATGTTTTGCAGCCAAAGCTTATTGATGCCTTAAGTAATACTAACATTGAGCTTGTAGCATGCGGTGAGTACCACACTTGTGCTGTAACACTTTCTGGTGATTTGTACACTTGGGGTGATGGCACTTATAATTTTGGTCTTCTTGGTCATGgaaatgaggtaagtcattgggtGCCAAAACGAGTGAATGGGCCCTTGGAGGGCATACATGTCTCGTCAATATCTTGTGGCCCTTGGCATACAGCTGTTGTAACCTCTGCAGGTCAATTGTTTACCTTTGGTGATGGCACATTTGGTGTTTTGGGTCATGGAGATCGGAATAGTGTCTCAATACCAAGGGAAGTGGAATCCTTAAAAGGGCTCCGGACTGTCCGAGCAGCTTGTGGAGTGTGGCATACTGCTGCAGTTGTTGAAGTCATGGTTGGGAATTCAAGTTCTAGCAACTGTTCCTCGGGGAAGCTATTTACGTGGGGAGATGGGGATAAAGGTCGACTTGGACATGGCGATAAGGAAGCAAAACTTGTTCCTACTTGTGTTGCTGCTCTTGTTGAACCAAACTTTTGTCAAGTTGCCTGTGGACACAGTCTGACAGTTGCCCTTACAACATCAGGGCATGTCTACACCATGGGAAGTCCTGTTTATGGGCAGCTAGGAAATCCACAAGCTGATGGAAAAGTTCCTACCCGTGTTGAAGGAAAGCTTGCTAAGAGTTTCGTTGAGGAGATTTCTTGTGGTGCTTATCATGTTGCAGTTTTGACTTCGAGAACTGAAGTTTATACTTGGGGAAAGGGAGCAAATGGTCGATTAGGTCATGGGAATGTTGATGATAAGAACTCCCCAACATTGGTAGAAGCTCTGAAAGACAAGCAAGTCAAAAGTATTGCTTGTGGCACGAACTTCACTGCAGCAATCTGTCTCCACAAATGGGCTTCAGGCGTTGATCAATCAATGTGTTCTGGGTGTCGCCTCCcatttaatttcaaaagaaaacGTCACAATTGTTATAATTGTGGACTAGTCTTTTGTCATGCATGCAGCAGTAAGAAGTGCCTTAAGGCTTCCATGGCTCCAAACCCCAACAAACCTTATCGTGTCTGTGACAATTGTTTTAATAGACTGAGGAAAGCCATTGAAACTGATGCATCATCACAATCTTCTGTAAGTAGAAGAGGAAGCATAAACCATGGGACTAATGAATTTGTTGATAAAGATGATAAGTTGGATTCTAGATCTCGTGCTCAACTTGCTAGATTTTCATCAATGGAGTCGTTTAAGCAAGGGGAAAGCCGATCAAAGAAAAACAAGAAGCTAGAATTTAATAGTAGTCGTGTCTCACCAGTTCCAAATGGAGGCTCTCAAAGGGGAGCACTTAATATTTCTAAGTCTTTTAACCCGGTATTTGGATCATCCAAGAAATTTTTCTCGGCTTCTGTTCCTGGATCAAGAATCGTTTCTCGTGCGACATCTCCAATATCAAGACGGCCTAGTCCTCCTCGTTCAACAACACCAACCCCAACACTCGGAGGTCTCACCTCCCCTAAAATAGTTGTGGATGATGCTAAGAGGACCAATGATGGCCTTAATCAAGAGGTCACTAGATTAAGAGCACAG GTCGATAATCTTACACGTAAAGCACAACTTCAAGAAGTCGAGCTGGAAAGGACAACCAAACAGCTGAAAGAGGCGATTGCAATCGCAGAGGAGGAGACTGCAAAATGCAAAGCAGCAAAGGAAGTCATCAAGTCGCTTACTGCACAA TTAAAGGATATGGCTGAAAGACTGCCTGTTGGGGCCACACGGAACATTAAGTCGCCTTCGTTTACTTCGTTTGGCTCTAGCCCTCCTTCCAATGATGCCTCTAGTGTTTCTCTTGAAAGACCGAATGGTCAAATAGTGTACCAAGAACCAGATTCAAATGTATCAAGCGGCCAGTTACTTTCTAATGGGTCCAACACCACCGGTAATCGTAGTACAAGCCATACCAAGCAATGTCATAGTGAACCAGCTACTAAAAGTGGAGGCCGATCAAAAGAAAGCGAACCTCGAAATGAGAGTGAATGGGTTGAGCAAGATGAACCTGGTGTGTATATAACACTTACCTCACTGCCAGGTGGTGCCAAGGATCTCAAACGAGTCCGATTCAG TCGTAAGCGGTTCAGTGAGAAACAAGCGGAACAATGGTGGGCAGAGAACAGAGCAAGAGTATACGAACAATACAATGTCCGGACAATCGACAAGTCTAGTGTCGGTGTCGGAGCGAGGAGTTAG